CAGACACACTACAAAGCACGTGGAGGTGAGTGGGCATAGTGAGTGGGCACATTAACATATTCCCACGATTAAAGTTATGGGATTCTAAAATAGACAAAGACAGCCGACTGAAACCGGTCTTACGTCTTCTCCTTTAAGAGTGGATGCCCCCATAAGAGTGGATGCCCCTACTCTGAGAATATTTACAGCCACATTAATAGCCCGGTCGTGTCCGCTCCGCATCTCACCGCATCTCACGTTGATAAGCTATTAAAGGAGTTTAACATGAAAGTAGACATATGACAAGAAACCAAATACAAAACAAACGCCGCCAACGGTAGCGGTGGCGGTGCGATTCTCATCCAGTCTCATCCAACAACGGCTGAAGTCGTTGGCTTTCTCATCGCTTTATCGTAAAAACAGTATCCTGCTAAAACCCTACACAAATGTGTAATAGTCCAGATTTTTCCCTCTTCATCTTTCCCTCTTTCCCTACTTTAGGTTCATAATTAGCAAAGTTAGAAGCAACCTCCTTTATTTTTTTGTAGTACGCCTCATCGTTTCTACCTTGTTCCCTCCCTCTCTATTGTAGATCATCTGACAGAAGGGCCTTGGCCCATACGCGCACGGCTGCGTTGGGGTGGGCAAGATGAGTCTTCAGGCGCTCACGCGCCCATTCTGGGCAGGGAATGGAACGTTGTTTCATAAGGTTGAGCAAAGAGACAAGTATAACGGGTTCCTCCCGTACCAGAAGAAAGCGTAAGGTGGAGGGTGAAACAAAGGACTCTTGAGGCCACTGCCGCAGGATCAAGGCAACGCCCTTGGGGGCGGCTTTCTGGATGTATCGCTCCAGAAGGTCTTGATCCGCTTCTCGCGAGCCTGAGAGGCGCAATAAATAGACTAACAGCAACTCAGGCATCTCTGAGGCCTTGTTCACCAGATGTTTGGCCAAGGTTCTGTGATTTTCCAGATTTAAGGGGAGTAAAGAGACCAAACGGGCTGTTTTTTCGTCGATCTCCCAATTTTGCAACAGACTAAGAACCGCATCCAGAAGTTCGCGGCGATTGACCAACGTCCCCAGCCGAGAAAGGGCAAGGTGACGCACTTGGGGAATTCCGCTGGAAAGGCGAAGTGTCAAGTCCTGGGTGCTGCAACTCCGGGTTTCCTGCTCGACACGGACCAAGAGGTCTTCCAGAGCCTGTTCAGCGGAGCTCAAAATCGCCTCCACAGAGGCCTCCCGCGAGCGATGAACCTGTTCCTCCGCTTCTCGCTCCGTTTCTTTTCTACGGTCTTCCTCTAGGTGTTCTTGTACCTGTCTCTTGCGACGCCAGCTTCCCTTCCACTTCCAGCCGGACACCTTCGGTGCGGAGGGAACCTCGCTCCGTACCTCTTCGTTAAGCTCGTCTTGACTTAGATTTTTGAGAAATGTATAAGCTCCGGTGATCTGCTCGAATTTACGCGCACCCTGTTTGCCCACCACGTCCGGGTGACAGGTTCGCGCAAGACGGCGAAACGCTGCTCGGATTTCCGAGGACGTGGCATCTGGTGGCAAGCCTAAAATCTGTAAATTATGCGCTACTTTAACCGAAATACCCATCCGTTTATCCCGTGCCCCCGATGGCTTCGCCAATTACAATCCCCATTAGGATAGCGCAACTTCCAGATTTTTGACAACTGTCTCTAGAATCTCTAGCGAGGAGTCCTCGTCTTCTACATCCTCGATACAGCGCACCAGACGGTGAAGTCTGTCCAAATGCGAAGGTGAAAGAAGGATCTCCAGGGAAGTCAGGCGTAATTTCAACGCGCGAATCCGTTGCCGGGAGGAAAAATCTGAGGTCGCCTCCATATTCTCGTTCTTGGGTGAAAGAGGCGTTTCCGCAAGCGCGTTTTTGTGTTTTACGCTGAAACTGATCGAGCCTGCGGCGGAAAGGACACAGCGGAGTTCGACCTCCAAACCCTCCGTGACCTCCAACTCCAAGAGAGAGAGAACCGTTCGCTCTTCCTGGGCGTCGCCCCGCATGTCGGCTAGTTTCTGAAAAACGGGTACCTCCATCTGTCCTGATCGGAGCGGCACAAAAGTCGTCCGAGCCGTGAAGGGCACGGGTGTTCCGGCTGGAATCAAGATCTCCGGAGCGCCGTCCCGCAAAAAACCGATGTCCCCGGACAGCACGTCCAGTAGCAGCCGCTTCTTTCCCCCCTGAGTGTAGAGCGCTGCCCCCGTCGCGATGGACTCCTCCGCACAGAGGCTCAAGCGCTCAGGATGCGTCACCTCTTTCTCCAGTATCTCGCGCAAAAGAGGCATACGGCTAGACCCTCCCACAAATAACAGGTGTTCCGGCTTGTATTGTTCCCACATCTTCTGCACCACGTGCACGATACGCCTGATCGAAAAACGAACCATGCGCTCCAGGTCTTCCCGCTCGATCCGAAGACTGGGGTAACTGAAACTTCCTTTGCCCATAGCCGGAGGTGTCCAATCGCAACTTCGGCTAGAGGAAAGGGTGATTTTGATCGCCTCCGCCTCCAAGATCAACGTGCGCCAACGTGGGTCATCAGCGGGCAAAGCGCCGAATCCTAATCGCTCCTTCAGCCACTCCGCCAAAGCGAGGTCAAAATCGTAGCCGCCGATTCTGGCGCTACCCACGCTCTCCAAAACCTGCCACACCCCGCCTTCGCTTTCCACGACGGAGACGTCCACTGTTCCAGCGCCGAAGTCCAATATCAAAAAACGTCCCTCGCGCCCAAAAGCCAACGCCGCCGCCGTCGGCTCGGCTACAGTGCGGACATCCCTCAGGCCCGCCTCCTCAGCGGCCTGGGTCATGGCCTTTCTTTGAGAGAGAGAAAAACCGGCGGGGACGGCCAACACGCAGGAGGAGACAAACTGCCCTAAAAAAGCCTCGGCATCCTCTCGCAGGACACCGAGCAGTGGCGTCAGCAGGTTCTCCGCCTTATAGATCTTTCCGCCGCAGAAAGCGCGAAAGTCTCCGCCCACCTTACGTTTGAGGTCCCACCAAACGGGAGAGGGTTTTCGAAGGGATAGGCGCACGGCATCTTCCCCCACGATCCAACCTTCATCCCACCCTACCACGGACGGAGTGGACGCGCGTCCCCATCGGTTGGGAATCACCACTGGACGGTCCCCGTCCAAGACGGCACAGAGGGCGTTTCGCGTTCCCAAGTCTATCCCGATCGTCACGTTGCGATTAGCCTCCATCACTTCGACCCCCCGCTTCTCCCCACAGCTCGCCATTTAATTCTCCATTTACGCAACCCGTTATGCGAACCTGAATTTCCCGTCCCGCTTGCCTCAACACACCCCTTTCCTCTAGGACGACGGCAATGAAGTGTCGCGTATAACCTAATGCGACCTTTGAGCCCAATGCTGCCTTTACCATCGTCATTCCGGACTCTCCCGCGCCTTCTACCAGGACGGAGAGGTCACGTCCCACAAAGTGGGAGGCATAGCGCGTCAGAAGTTCTTCCCCCAGAGTCAAGGCGACCGACATCCTCTCAGAGGCGACCCGCGGAGGCACACGGCCGGGAAAAGCGGCCGCTGCCGTTCCTCGGCGAGGCGAATAAGGGAAAACATGAACACGCCCTAATTTTACTCGTCCCATCAGAGCGAGGGTGTTGCGAAAAGCCTCTTCGCTTTCGCCGGGGAACCCCACCAGAATGTCGCTGCTGATGTGCAAATCCTCGCCCAACTTCTTCCGAGCCCGCTCGCAGATCCGGGCAAAGTCATCCGCTCCATACCCGCGCCTCATCAGAGCGAGAACTTCGTCATCGCCACTCTGCAAGGGCAGATGCAGGTGTGGGCAGAAAACAGGAGAATCTGCCAGGGCTTCCAGAAGATCATCGTTCAAGGCGAAAGGCTCCAATGAACCCAAACGCAGCCGCGTCAGATCCGGCACGCGAGAAACGCGGCGCACTAATTCGGCCAAAACCGTCCCACTGTCCCGCCCGTACATTCCCAAGTGGATACCCGTCAGAACGATTTCCCCACATCCGGCTGCCGTTACGCGCCGCGCTTCCTCTAAAGCATCCTCCAGGGGACGGCTGATCGAACGCCCTCGTAAAAAAGGAATGACACAGTACGAGCAAAAGTGGTCACATCCCTCCTGTACCTTCAAGAAAGCTCGAGTACGAAGAATAGGATGATCCAGCTTCAAAGGGTCCCAGCAGCTGGCCGGGCTTTCCGTTATATCTCCCCTCATGTCGACAAAGTCCGGTGCCTCTAGCGCGGCCTCCAACGCATCGGGCAGGGCACTTTTTCGGCGATTTCCTGCGAGTATGTC
The genomic region above belongs to Synergistaceae bacterium and contains:
- a CDS encoding DnaJ domain-containing protein, whose amino-acid sequence is MGISVKVAHNLQILGLPPDATSSEIRAAFRRLARTCHPDVVGKQGARKFEQITGAYTFLKNLSQDELNEEVRSEVPSAPKVSGWKWKGSWRRKRQVQEHLEEDRRKETEREAEEQVHRSREASVEAILSSAEQALEDLLVRVEQETRSCSTQDLTLRLSSGIPQVRHLALSRLGTLVNRRELLDAVLSLLQNWEIDEKTARLVSLLPLNLENHRTLAKHLVNKASEMPELLLVYLLRLSGSREADQDLLERYIQKAAPKGVALILRQWPQESFVSPSTLRFLLVREEPVILVSLLNLMKQRSIPCPEWARERLKTHLAHPNAAVRVWAKALLSDDLQ
- a CDS encoding Hsp70 family protein, producing the protein MASCGEKRGVEVMEANRNVTIGIDLGTRNALCAVLDGDRPVVIPNRWGRASTPSVVGWDEGWIVGEDAVRLSLRKPSPVWWDLKRKVGGDFRAFCGGKIYKAENLLTPLLGVLREDAEAFLGQFVSSCVLAVPAGFSLSQRKAMTQAAEEAGLRDVRTVAEPTAAALAFGREGRFLILDFGAGTVDVSVVESEGGVWQVLESVGSARIGGYDFDLALAEWLKERLGFGALPADDPRWRTLILEAEAIKITLSSSRSCDWTPPAMGKGSFSYPSLRIEREDLERMVRFSIRRIVHVVQKMWEQYKPEHLLFVGGSSRMPLLREILEKEVTHPERLSLCAEESIATGAALYTQGGKKRLLLDVLSGDIGFLRDGAPEILIPAGTPVPFTARTTFVPLRSGQMEVPVFQKLADMRGDAQEERTVLSLLELEVTEGLEVELRCVLSAAGSISFSVKHKNALAETPLSPKNENMEATSDFSSRQRIRALKLRLTSLEILLSPSHLDRLHRLVRCIEDVEDEDSSLEILETVVKNLEVALS
- a CDS encoding MiaB/RimO family radical SAM methylthiotransferase, producing MGLRGEKNLTERETPLDVGLRGLKVWVCVLGCRSNLYDGDALAGELAARGARIADRPQGCSVAIIISCSVTSVADKKCRQAVRRARREVGKGGVVVVCGCWAQGLDATEARDLGIDILAGNRRKSALPDALEAALEAPDFVDMRGDITESPASCWDPLKLDHPILRTRAFLKVQEGCDHFCSYCVIPFLRGRSISRPLEDALEEARRVTAAGCGEIVLTGIHLGMYGRDSGTVLAELVRRVSRVPDLTRLRLGSLEPFALNDDLLEALADSPVFCPHLHLPLQSGDDEVLALMRRGYGADDFARICERARKKLGEDLHISSDILVGFPGESEEAFRNTLALMGRVKLGRVHVFPYSPRRGTAAAAFPGRVPPRVASERMSVALTLGEELLTRYASHFVGRDLSVLVEGAGESGMTMVKAALGSKVALGYTRHFIAVVLEERGVLRQAGREIQVRITGCVNGELNGELWGEAGGRSDGG